The genomic DNA ACTTGCGTACCGGCGTCGAACACGAGCCCGGAACTCGGATCCAGACGTGTGTTTCGGCAGCGTCCGGCGACTGCGTGCTGGACGTTTAAACTTTACCGGCTAGTAACCTACGGCATCGTAGGTTACGCTACCGTAGGTAAGCGAGAGGAGGCCGACGATGGCAATTACCGACGTTCCCGAGTTCGCGCATCTCACTGATGCCGACATTGAGAGTCTCGCCGTAGAACTAGATGCGATCCGGCAAGACATCGAAGACTCCCGCGGTGAGCGCGACGCGCGCTACATCCGTCGCACCATCGCCGGTCAGCGCGCCCTCGAGGTGGCGGGCCGCCTGATGCTGGCGGCAAGCTCGCGCCGCTCGGCGTGGTGGGCGGGCACTGTGACCCTGGGCGTGGCCAAGATCATCGAGAACATGGAGATCGGCCACAACGTCATGCACGGCCAGTGGGACTGGATGAACGATCCCGAGATTCACTCCTCGACGTGGGAGTGGGACATGAGCGGGGCGTCCAAGCACTGGCGGTTCACCCACAACTTCATGCACCACAAGTACACCAACATCCTCGGCATGGACGATGATGTGGGCTACGGCGTCATTCGCGTCACCCGCGATGCCAAGTGGAAGCCGTTCAACCTCTACGGCAACCTGCTGTTCAACACGCTGCTGGCGATCGGCTTCGAATGGGGCGTCGGGTTGCAGCACCTGGAGCTCGGCAAGATCTCCAAGGGGCGTGACGACCGAAAGGCCACGCTGGTCCGGGTTCGCGAGTTCGGGGTGAAGGCCGGCAACCAGCTCGCCAAGGACTACGTCGTCTGGCCCGCGCTGACCGCGCTGTCGCCCG from Mycobacterium sp. DL440 includes the following:
- a CDS encoding fatty acid desaturase, which codes for MAITDVPEFAHLTDADIESLAVELDAIRQDIEDSRGERDARYIRRTIAGQRALEVAGRLMLAASSRRSAWWAGTVTLGVAKIIENMEIGHNVMHGQWDWMNDPEIHSSTWEWDMSGASKHWRFTHNFMHHKYTNILGMDDDVGYGVIRVTRDAKWKPFNLYGNLLFNTLLAIGFEWGVGLQHLELGKISKGRDDRKATLVRVREFGVKAGNQLAKDYVVWPALTALSPGATFKSTLKANAVANVIRNVWANAVIFCGHFPDGAEKFTKTDMVGESRGQWYLRQMLGSANFNSGPALAFMSGNLSYQIEHHLFPDLPSNRYAEIGVRVRALCDKYDLPYTTGPFLVQYGKTWRTIAKLSLPDRFLRDTRDNAPETRSERMFDELDGYGVTDPQTGRRRGLKTAIETVRGWRRR